The Dyadobacter subterraneus genome window below encodes:
- a CDS encoding PLP-dependent aminotransferase family protein, whose translation MIDFRFNYPVLDKQHTLFQNALAALEPNDAYLKMEISGGYPEDRKIASQWLSKPDYPVMPESVVLACGGHHALTVILLATGLSGGAVLVDPVTYNGFIGLASIMNVKLISCPIDDKGMKPEAMAELCLSQKIKAVYLMPTIHNPLCFIMPLERRLEIVEVARLFDLILIDDDAYGFLEPEILPNFAQLAPERGFFIYSFAKILAPGVKTSYIIVPEKWLAQVLTLIRITSSGSVTLFTRLISSWILSGEVGRIIKEKQDIAAERQKVAAKVLSGNKMITQPTSFHFWIPLSETVNPNQFGENLSAKGVDVVTSGGYNVNGDPKYNGIRVALGSVSDEKILTEGLTIIAESLDQTQSR comes from the coding sequence CCCTGTCCTGGACAAGCAGCATACTTTATTTCAAAATGCTTTAGCTGCACTTGAACCCAACGATGCCTATCTGAAAATGGAAATTTCGGGCGGTTATCCGGAAGACAGGAAAATTGCATCACAATGGTTATCGAAACCGGATTATCCTGTGATGCCGGAATCTGTGGTTTTAGCTTGCGGCGGGCATCATGCGCTTACCGTAATTCTTTTAGCAACCGGACTTTCCGGCGGAGCGGTTCTGGTTGATCCTGTTACGTACAACGGATTTATCGGTCTCGCATCAATCATGAACGTTAAGTTAATTTCCTGTCCGATTGACGATAAAGGAATGAAACCGGAAGCCATGGCGGAATTATGTCTCAGTCAAAAAATCAAAGCCGTTTATTTGATGCCGACTATTCACAATCCGTTGTGTTTCATCATGCCTTTGGAGCGTAGACTGGAAATTGTAGAAGTGGCCCGACTGTTTGATTTAATACTGATTGACGATGATGCGTATGGATTTCTGGAACCTGAAATTCTTCCAAATTTTGCTCAGTTAGCGCCTGAACGTGGATTTTTTATTTACAGTTTTGCCAAAATTCTGGCGCCCGGTGTGAAAACATCTTACATCATTGTTCCTGAAAAATGGTTGGCTCAGGTATTGACCTTGATTAGAATTACGTCCAGCGGTTCTGTAACTTTGTTTACCAGATTGATCAGCAGCTGGATTTTATCAGGCGAAGTTGGCCGGATTATAAAAGAAAAACAGGACATTGCTGCCGAAAGACAAAAAGTCGCTGCCAAAGTTTTGTCTGGTAATAAAATGATTACCCAACCAACCAGTTTTCACTTCTGGATTCCACTTTCTGAAACTGTTAACCCAAATCAATTTGGAGAAAATCTTTCGGCGAAAGGCGTTGATGTGGTTACAAGTGGAGGTTACAATGTAAACGGGGATCCAAAGTATAATGGAATTAGGGTAGCATTGGGAAGCGTTTCGGATGAAAAAATCCTGACGGAGGGATTAACAATTATTGCAGAAAGTTTAGACCAAACCCAATCCCGCTGA